The DNA segment TGTTGAGGCAAAGGCAATGGTCTATAGGTCCATAGCTCTTCCTCTCTCGAGAAATCACTAACTAGTATACTTAGTATAGATTCTGAGAATGACATCACCTGATCAAATAGTCAGAACACCATTAGGCCTTTAGGACACACTACTCCAGAGCTTTCCAGAGAACACAGGGGAATGTGGTTGCAACATGATATAGGTAACAAACCTGAGCCCTCCACTGTGCCTCCAAACAAAGGCGAAAGGGCTCATCATGCTGAGAGCTGAAGGGGAAGGGGGTCTGGGGTGTCACCTGCAGCTTTCCTCTTAAAGTCCTTTCACTTTCCAGCTCTTTGGCTCTGCACACCCACTTCCACACCGTAGCATAGGACGTGGAGTAGAAGCTTAGTACAACCTCCTcagtgggaaggaggaagaagaaacatgGCGAGGGAGGCACcatctctgccccccacccttgcTTTGGTGGAAGACCAGCCTACCCTTTGGAAACTTTAGCCCGAGATGCATCTTGAGCCAAAAAGTTGCATAGGGCCTATCCCATGAGCAACATGCCAGCATCGTTATTCTATCTTGGGACTTGGATGGGAGAGTAAGCACCACTCCTCTAGACAGGCCCCCTGGGTTCATATCCTGGGATGTATCCTAAATTGGACATgtcttacttaaaatttttttaattataaaagatcACAGAGACACAAACCTATTTTCATTATGGCCTGTGaggaaaaaaacatagtaaaGAAAGACAGTTTAGACTGTGGCAGTacgaaatgggcagaggactggGTTTCCTGATCTGTGATGAAGAACAACATCCCTCTAGCTTCCTGCTGGAGCCTGTGCTCCCATCCAAAAGACAGAATGCTCATCATCTGTTCACTCTCTGCCTCCCCAGCTGACCGAGAGTCAGCCAGGGCATGGGCTGCATCCCCACGGCCTAGCAGAGCAGGGCACTCTGTAGGAACCCCAGGATAGTTAAGggaataaataactgaatagaTGAGTGGCTGTCTTATCCTGTCCACTGAAAGGTAAACCCCTGGAAGGAGGGGTGCATCTTATTAATCTGTAACTTCCCAACAGAGTCTGTGGCGCAGCACAGGCCCTTGatgaatgtttattaaatgagcaacttggggatccctgggtggcgcagcggtttggcgcctgcctttggcccagggcgtgatcctggagacccgggatcgaatcccacgtcgggctcccagtgcatggagcctgcttctccctctgcctatgtctctgcctctctctctttctctctctgtgactatcatggataaataaaaattaaaaaaaaataaataaatgagcaactTGTAGTTGGATGGAcagacaaatggatggatggatggctgaGTGGATGGAAGtaggaatggatggatgggatggatggatggctggatggatggatggatggatggatggatgtgctATACTTTAGGGTTTCAGACAGGATTCCTATGGGAAATGATAATATACCAGATCCTAGTCAACTATAGGATTCTGCTTTTCCATGGGCTTCACTGTACTGTCCTAACATCCGTGCATCGTCCCCTATCCTGCCCTCTGCAAGACATGCCTTTAAGCCCCCCTCACCGTCCTCATGTTCCTGGTGAATCCTTACGCATCTTTTGAAGAGTAGCACAGTTTCCCTAATCCCCTGTCTCCCTAACTGATCAGCTGCTCCTTCTTCCGGGCTCTTCTCACTGCCCATATTACCCTGTCCTGCAGCCTGATTTCATAACCCATTTCTCTCATTGAACAAGGAGTTCCTTAAGAGCAAAGACCGGCCCAAGACCTCCCTCTGTGCCCAGGCCTGACATCCAGCTCAATCTTTGCTTGGGGGCTAAATCGACTTCTGAGCTCAGCCAGTTTTAACTTACGTAGAACATCCTAGATCATCTGATCCAGAATcctattaaaattgtttttaaggttATGCAATGCAGGCAGCTACTCAGACTTCACCTGCACACAAGGTCAGAGTCTTCGTTTCCCTGGCTTGAAAGTTACATAAGTTTCATTATCTATTTTATCACATTAACATGTTTTAAAGTTCTGTTCATCTAGTTTTCTCTCCAAGGCAGAAGGGAATTTCTAACTTTAATTGCTGAACTTCAGCTCAAGAATGAGgagctcaggggatccctgggtggctcagcggtttggcgcctgcctttggcccagggtgtgatcctggagtcccgggatcgagtcccacgtcgggctcctggcatggagcctgcttctcattcctcctgtgtctctgcctctctctctctctctctctctctctctctatcataaataaataaataaataaataaataaataaataaataaataaataatcttaaaaaaaaaaaaaaagaatgaggagctCAGAAGCCTGTTCTGATGCCCCAGTTGTGACTGGGACTGCCTGGAAAATGTGCGGACCCTGTGACTTGCAAGGTGGCTGGGGACTCCTCATTACGACcagcaaagaacacaaaaaccCATTCTCACCCTGATTTGTGTAATCCGAACAGGGAACATTTCTGACATCAGCACATGCACTGAATGCTGTTACTCTGCACACAGGACACTCTGGTCAGGGTCCCTTCAGATCACTGTAACTCTCTGTTTAAtgtgtggggaaactgagactcagaaaagagaaaggactgaCCTAAGATCAGGGAGCTACTGATGGGATGATGGTGAGAATGGGCTAGAGCCTCTCCTTTGCCCTACTGGCAACCCCCAACCTTGGCCTGCTTAGAAGGGTtgctgagtgaagaaagtcagttggagaaggacaatcctatggtttcactcatatggagaatataaggaatatgaaagggattataggggaggGAGATAGAATATgggaggctcctaactctgggaaacaaataaggggtagtgaaaggggaggtagggatggggtgactgggtgacgggcactgaaggggcacttgatgggatgagcactgggtattatactataggttggcaaattgaactccaataaaaaaatatacaaaaaaaaaaaaagaagaagggttGACAGAGGAGACAGGCTTCAAGAAAGCAACTGAGCCTTTCAATTCTGCTGATTGCCCAGTTTTCTGGGTGGGAAAACATACAAAGGGTCAGACACCAGCTGGGGAAAGACTTGGAGCCCAGGCCTATGGGAGAGAAGAGAGTCCCTCTCTGGGAATTCTTATTCCTAAAGCCTGGTGCCAGGGTCCAAACCCCACTTCTTTTCCTCCAGTGCTTAGCCATGACCTTGGGGGAGTGGTGGTCTGTTGGGGGTGAAAACAGGACACAGAGGAACACGCTGCCTTGTCTCTCCTATCATCTCTGTGGGCAGAACTCATGAAGCATCTCAGGAAGCGTGGCTTGGCgtgtcttcatttttttgcataGTGTCCTTGCCAAGCCCCTTGGGCTGCCTAGGTTGGGACATGGATGGTTCACGGATGGCATCAAGAGATGGTACCAGAAAGTGACTCGAGTGGAATGTTGCGTCTCCAAGAGCAGGAAATGCAAGAAGACTCAGTGGGTCTTCGATCCCTTCTCCCTCAGGGGTGGGCTCTGACTCTCACTCACAAGGAGGAAACCAAGGTAACCTCGTGCCCGACTGGCTGCCAGCCAGCAGAACACCCTCTTCCGTCTCCAGCCCCACCGGTCCGGGCCCAGCTCTGGGAAAAGCCAAGTCTAAGGCTCTTTCCTTCTGAGACACCTTGTTTCCTCTTCTGGATCTGTGCGATTATCCCTGAAGAACTTTCCTCGAGTGTGTTGACACTTAGCACATGGGAGGGAAGGGTAGTCCTCTTCTGTGGTTTGTTAAGAGGCACAGATGGTCAGAGATGCCATCCAGTCCAACAACCTCACCCCACTGCTGGGAGGCCCACGGGACCTGACCACGGGCACACAGCCGTCGGGGTGCTCACAGAAGGGCTTCCGTCACACTCGGATCCCCGGCTGCCTCCCCCCGTGGCTCCCGCTGGGTGTTCAGAGCACTTGAGCTGAATTAAACCAGACCTGAGGCCTGTCATTCCCAGACAGGTTACCTCTTCTTCTCAAATGGGGCCATACCCAAAGATCCCCTGGATCACGTTGGAAACTTCTGGCGTCTGGATTCcacctccagagattctgataGAAACTAGGTTTGGGAGCGGGCCTGGGCGCTGGGACTCTCCAACCCCCTCAGGCGATTCCAAGGTACAACCAGGACGGAGAACCACGGACCTAAATCGCGCTGCTGTACGACAGTCAGTAAAGAGAACGCTGGTCTCTGAGGCCCTCCTTCCAGTCTCCCCAGACGTGGGCGCTGGGGGGTTCGGGTCCAGAGGCAAATGGAGAAGACCTTTCGATTCACCCTTGGAAATgagccccccatcccccatgcttgaaagacacagaaaaggaCAAGGTTTGGAGATCAAGTTAaatgtccaatttatttttataacttgaaACCAGAACAAACTTGGTTTTGAACAAGCGTACAAATGAAATGGCAGACACATGCTGAACTCAACATTGTGAcattaagggaaaaaagaggCCCAAAATCTTGTACAGAGAATAAAaggaacaataaatattttactaagCCATATTGAAATGACCTCCTGTCATCTCAACATTttatccataataaaaaaaaaagtgcccgtTTCTTAAACAGAGCACAAATACCAAGCAATAATAAATAGTTCCAAACTTGTAGTAAAAGACAGAACCTCCAAGTAAACAACAAAAGCTCATACAATAAGTAAtagaaaaggtaataaaaatatttcgCCTCGCCAGTACAAATGCAAACAACTTAAATCAATGTAACTTTGCTTTGCAGGGTTGAGATACAAAGAGCACCAAAATCACGGTTTGCCTGTGCGCAACAAAACCTTTGCTACGGACCGGGATGAAAGGCTGACTTCCTTCCTTTTCACATTTTGCTTAGAGTACTTCAGCCTTCTCCTCTCCCCACGAAAGACCCTCTACTGGCGGGTGGCAGGTTCCAATTTGGGGGCAACTTTGAACAAAGTTGTGGCAGTATGGAAACCAGCCTGGGGTCGGCTGGGTCACCCAGGCTCGGGGCCTCTCTCACTGGGGTCTCCTCTGCTCCAGTGCTGGCTTTTTAAACATGAAAGAGAAGCATAATGCTCTTTTCTCTGCAGACGACAGAGACACAATCGTTGTGCTTTAGGATGGCTTAGTCCTGGCATTCTGGTGACTTTGTGGAAGCTGGTGAGGGCTGGCTAGCTTTCGCAACTACAGGAGGACCACCTTGGAGGCTCTCCAGGACCTTCGGAGGGtggtcccccaccccctccccggaaAGGGTGgtcccccgggggggggggtgtccaggTCGGGCAGGTGGGAAACTGACATCTCCGCTTTTTCTCTGTTCACTTGGCAAAGGTCAGTGGCAAAGGAGGGGAGGGCGTACGGAAACAGAAGAGCTCCCGGAAGAAAGATTTCTGCATTTGGTAACGAACTGCCCCAAAAGATGCTTGGTTATCCTTTCCTAACCTTGAAGGAATGGTTTTACAgttcctgaaattaaaaaaaaaaaaaaaaaaaaaaggcttcctgATAtaggtttcattaaaaaaaaaaaagttattattccCTCATCCAAAAAACCACCACTTTTATTATCTTAAAGCTACTTGGCtttacaaaaaaaaggggggggggacatagggggagaaagaagagaaattaaagaattaaataaaaatgaagaggacAAAAGAAAGGATTGACAAGGGGctggagatggggggggggggcaggtaggaaacagaggaaggagagagctcTGGAAAGGCACCGAATTCATCCCAGGCCCTCGGCACTCAGACACTGACGGACGCAGGTTTCAGCGAGAAAAGCAGCAGAGCAGGGAAGAAAGACAAGAGGCCAACACTCTCCACGAGTGCCAGGCCCTGGTGGTGACGGGGACTCCTTCCTGACACCCGGTGTCCGCTGGTCTCGCGTCCCCGGCCCCCGTGCCTGGCTGATCCACCAGCGCCTTTTGTCTGTTTAATGTTTTCTCAGGGACTAGAGGAAGCTCGGGTTTGCGTTCCTTCCTGCGCTTAAGGGCGGgcgggggacggggtgactggccACAGTGGGGACAGGAGAGAAGGGGACGCTCTCCCGCTCTCTCCTAACACCTGACATCCTACAGATGGCCTCTTGGGGAACGAGAGGACTCTGTGAAATGTTACCGACATCTTTACAAAAACGGATTTCTCCACTCAACACGAATAAAGAAATTTCCCATCCGGTCTGCTGTGGCCACACCAGGGAGCCTTGATGCAAGGTTCGGGGCGTTCGGAGGAGAAGCCCTGATCCCACAGTCCTTTGTATAGGCCAATTCCgacaaaaatatatacaactaAAATGATCTGTGAGCCAAAGCATTTAACgacttgctttttgtttcttttcctcaaagGTTGTCAAACAACCCTTTTTCTCCTGTACAATAGGACTaaacatacaaattttttttttgcaatattttatcctgccaaattaaaaaaatatattatggcagcctgtttgtttttgttttttttttctttttatttccaaattcacTAACAAAAAGGTACATTAAATCCCTTTAAAAGGACAAGCTTACAGTTAAAAAATTACAAGCTCCAGTAAAAATACAGCAAGTGCCTACATCATATGAACCAACCAATATATCCATTccagaggggggcagggagagaaaaataagtaaaggtcagaaatgtgattttttttttctgcaaagcaATAACAATATTAAGCACTTTTTTTTCTACATACTTTTTCTACATGGTGTAGCAATCCCCTTTTAATCCCCAAATACAagtttctatacatttttttttgaaataaaaattcaacacccaaggCAGAAAAGAATTTACTAAAACTCCGACTTTACAGTTACTGTGACAAGAACAAATTGATAGACCCACCATTTAAAATTACTGCAAcattttcaaggaaaagaaaagggtttttttttttttcttgttttgtaaaaTGCCCAGGCATTCTCGATTATTACAAATACTGGTCCACTTGTACAGTAAtcaagaaattttaatatatataatatatactaaaaCCCCgtcaccaaaaagaaaacaatatacaCGCAGCCACTGTGGCATTTTCTTATAACCTAGTAAgcaaacttggaaaaaaaaaaaaaaaagatcgctccaacacacatacacacaattttttttttacccttgtATGTATCCAATACTGTAAACGTATTTTTAAGACAGAGTGCACTAAATTTAACTTTAGAAAAGAAATTAGCCGTTGttcctgaatttttgtttttcattcaacGATATCAACGTGTAACTTGTGTCACTTGAGTTTTAATTCAGCAGTAAATCACCTCCACGCCAAATCTAAGCAGCGTTGTCCCACAAACAAAAGGGGTTGAGGGTAATTCAGCTAAGGATGTCCGCGGTTGTGCTGGGCTTATCTCTTCATTTGATTGGGTCTTATGGCATTTTCATGTCCTCTATCTTcaaccaggattttttttttttaatttaatgaaaaggaaatgtgGCTTTGTTTGTGTCTAAAGAATGTACTTTTcttgttttactcttttaaaaagtcttttcattttcaaaaaaaaaaaaaaaagttttgcattGGTCTCAAGAGACTCAAATAGGAAGATCAGTTTTCAAGGCACTCACATCGAATTGAATGGCAGTAGAAAAACCgtccaataaattattttattttcttctttatagtgTCAGTATTGTGAATGCCACGCTTAGCAACACTGACACTCAATCTCAGCCGTCCTTACAGGTTAACCCACCTCTGGGCCAAAGACAAGAATATGCTGCAATTTCTTGTTTAGAAGCcatttaatttaaatgcaaacaaaagcTTTAAAGTGCGGGTCAACAGAATTCGAATGTCTAATCTTGACAGTTCAATGTTTAGTACCTTCCAACCTAATgggataggggaaaaaaaaaaattggggaagtAGCGCTGGGCACCTTCGGATGGAACTCTTTCCCTGCTTTTCCGGTCAAAGGGGAACAGAAATTCGCAagatcctcccccacccccctccatacAATGTCATCAGTGTGCATTCAATGAGAGAATACCGCCTTCTCTCCGTTCACCTCATTGGGGCACTTGTCTGCTTAAGACATGGTCAATCATCACTGGTAGAAACATACGACTTGGGATTTTTGTGGCGGGGGGTggtgatgaagagagagagagagagattgagagagaagcCATCAAGCCAGAAGAAGCCTGAAAGAATACCACTGGTCCCTTCCTTTCTATGTCACTGCAGGTCACCTCCATCTACCCAAGAAAAGTaccctctgcccattttattAAGCCTAATCCACAGCCAAGAACGCAGATGGCATCCCAGGCACAAGGACACTCCGAGGAAAGGACAGTACCTACTGGTGATGCACAACCAGAGCATGCTCTCGGGCCATCTCCCCGGCAGCTCTCAAAAATTCCTATTTCTCTGGCAGTGCTGAGtttcatggggtgggggtggggggtcctctagctctctcccccccccccaccgccaccacTGAAACGTTTCCTTATAAAATGTAAAGGTTTGAAATCAACACAGGAAAGGCCTCTGTGACTCAGGACAGGCCATCAGTGCTACATCTCCATTCTGATTCTGAAACAAAGTGCTACAACTTTAAAGATTGTTATCCGCTGTACAtccactcccccccacccaacCCTCCCCAAAGAAACCCCCAGCATGCCACTGTTTATTTCaggaccaaaggaaaaaagaaacaaggtaaaaaataaaaaaataaaaaaataaaataaaaaaactacaaaaaaaagtaaacaacttCAAAAGTCATTTAAGTGTTGGCTTCTTCACAAGAAATTACACATGCTTAgcttaaaatctcaaaaaagcagcgccctcccccccaaattataatttaaaagataagcTTCCCTTCTCTATCGCTTGGGAGTCATTGCTTTAGGCTACtactgggttaaaaaaaaaaaaaaaaaaaagcaaacaaccaccaaaaaaaaaaaaaaacaacaaaaacaaaaataaaattaacaataacaatcaaccaaccaaacaaaaagaaaacaaggagggATGGATACCCAACAAAAATCTCTGTAAAGAACTTCAacagaaagaataataataaaaaggtatctgcacatgccaaaaaaaaaaaaaaaaaaggaaaagaaaattacaaaacccaataaatacagaaattattGCACAGTTAAAAGGCTCCACAATTTTTACTGCCTCAATCAACCCTCGGGTTTCCATAGGACTTCGCAGACACAGgttggggcggggcggggcggggcggggcggggtgggggggtggggcggccGCGTCCCCTGGGGCCCCCtccgggggggggcggggcccgcgcgcgcggggggcggggccgcagggcgggtggggggggccgCGGCTGCGCAGACGCGGGGGCGGGCGTCCGTCGTCGGGTCAGCGTTCTGTCGCTTGGCAACGGCTCCCCGTGCAGGGGCGCGGCGcccgcacgcgcgcgcgcgcatgcGCGCGCTTAGCTCCTCTCGGCCTGCTCGATTTTGACGTCGTTAGTCAGCAAGTGCTCGCCGTGCcactttttcatgtgtttctcCAGGGTGCTGTAGACGCTGAAGGGCATCTGGCAGATGTCGCAGCGGTACACCTCCTTGCCGATCTGCCCGTGCGTCTTCATGTGGCGCGTGAGCTTGCTGCTCTGCGCGCACGCGTAGTTGCACAGCTCGCACTTGTAAGGCCGCTCGCCGGTGTGGCTCCGCCGGTGCACCGTCAGGTTGCTGCAGTTCTTGAACACCTTGCCGCAGTACTCGCACGTGTCGCTGCGCCGGCCCTCCTTGGAGCTCGGCCGCCCGGGGCCCGGGCCGCCCAGGTGCGGCGTGCTGCCCCCGCTGGCCGTGCCGCTGCGGCCCGACAGCCCGCCGTCCAGCAGGTCCCCGGGCGGCGTGGAGAAGCGCAGGCTGCCGTTCTCGGACGAGTGCTCGGACGACGTGGCGAAGGGCGACTGGCGCGCGTCCGTGAAGCCCAGGAACGGGTCCTTCATGAAGTGCCGCGACGCGGCGTAGCCCACGAGCCACTGCGAGTACACGTTCTCGGACGGGATGAGCGCGGCGGGCGGCAGCTCCAGGTCCTTCTCCACCTTGATGCGCTTGGCCGCGCTGTTGAGCCCGGGGCTGGGCAGCGGCGCCGGCTTGCGCGGGAACAGCCCCGGGAAGGGCTCGGCGCCCGGCGCGAAGCCGCCGCCGCGCCCGTTGACCGCGCCGCCGGGGCCCGCGTCCCCGCAGCCGCCCGCGTCGTCGTCGTCGCCcgcgtccccgccgccgccgccgccgccgccgccgcccggggtgCGCTTGAGGAAGGCGCCGCGCTTGGGCTTGTCGGCCAGCAGCTCGCCGTACTGCGGCAGCGCGCCCAGCCCCACGTTCTCCATGACCTTGCCCAGCACCAGCGCCTTCTCGTCGGCCAGCGCCTTGGCCGCGccgcccacgcccacgcccacgcccacgccgCCCGccacgcccacgcccacgccccccaccccgcccacgcccacgcccacgcccaccCCGCCCACGCCGCCGTTCTCGCGGTTGCGGCTCAGCTCCGAGTCCATGCTGAAGCTCGACTCGGGCCGGCTCTCGTTCTCcagcagcagctcctcctcctcctcctcctcctcctcgtcgtcCTCCTCGGGCTCGTGGCCCAGCGACGGGTCGCTCTCGTGGTGGCGGAAGTCGCCGTCGGCCGCCTTGAGGCCCTCGCCGGCCAGCTCGCTGGTGCCGGGCTCGGGGGAGCTGGCGGCCGAGAGCCCGTCGTCGGAGCGGCCGGCCAGCGAGCCGGCCTTGTGCATGTGCGTCTTCATGTGGCGCTTGAGCTTGCTCGCCTGCGAGCACGCGTGGTCGCACAGCTGGCACTTGTAGGGCTTCTCGCCCGTGTGGCTGCGCCGGTGCACGATGAGATTGCTCTGGAACTTGAAGGTCTTGCCGCAGAACTCGCACGACTTGCTCTTGgcgggcggctgcggcggcggcgtgCCCCCGGGGGGCATGGGCGGCAGCGGCGGCGTGCTCAGGAACGGGGACTTGGGGCTGGGCTGGAAGGGGTTCAGGAGCCGGTGCATAGGGTTGCCGCGGCCCGGAGACACGGGCGGCGGCGTGGAGCTGTTGCCCGCCAGCTCGCGGAGCCGCCGCGAGAAGTCCATGGCGGGCGAGTCGATGGCCATGGGGTTGAGGCGCATGACTCGGTCGAAGGCACTGGGGTGCTGGGCGACGAGCCCCATCTCCTCGGCACTGAGGCGGTGCGGGTCCAGGTGGTGGCGCGGCGGCGGGCTGAAGAGCGGCGGCGTGCCGGGCAGGCGGCCCTCGCCGAAGCCCGGGTGGTCCCGCAGGATGGGGCCCGTCATGCGCAGCAGGTTGAAGGGGTTGCTGTCGCCCAGGAAATTCATGAGCGGGGACTGGGCCACGGCCTCGGGTCCCAGCGGCGGCGGGATGGTGAGCCGCGGCGTGAGCGAGCTGCTGGCCGGCCCGGGCTCCAGGTAGATGCGGAAGCCGTGCGTGTTCTGCGCGTGCTGCAGCAGGAACCACGCGCTGTTGAAGGGCTGCTTGCATGTTGTGCAAATGTAGCTGGAAGGCTCATCTTTACCTGGGGAGACACAcggacagaaaggcagagagagcgTGAGAAGCGGACGGGGGCGCGCCGCGGGGCCCTGGCCGGGAGGTGCACAGCGCGGGGCGAGGCGAGTCCCGGGCGCGCaggcgcggggggggggtgggggggggacccTTCGGAGCAGCAGGCCCGGGCCGCACCCCACGTGTGGGACCCTCCGGCCCGGCCAAGGCCCCACCCGGCTGGCTGGAGGGCTGTGGCCAGGTGGCCCCGGCAAAGCCCGGATCGCCCGGCGACCTCCACAAGCAACCCCAGGGTCCCTAGACCTCGgcttgccaccccccccccccaaaaaaagcggCTCGAATCCCCATCATCTCGGAAGCCACACGAGGTCGCGTTTGTGGGAATGCCCCATGTCACTGTTAAAACGAAGACCGGGGTTTGTCAACCAAGGCACTGCTGACATCTGAACCGGCCAGGATGATTGGGGGGTTGGTTGGGGGGGGAGGTCCCACACATTGTAGaatgttcagca comes from the Canis aureus isolate CA01 chromosome 9, VMU_Caureus_v.1.0, whole genome shotgun sequence genome and includes:
- the BCL11B gene encoding B-cell lymphoma/leukemia 11B isoform X2; translated protein: MSRRKQGNPQHLSQRELITQADHVEAAILEEDEGLEIEEPSSLGLMVGGPDPDLLTCGQCQMNFPLGDILVFIEHKKKQCGGSLGACYDKGLDKGSPPPSSRSELRKVSEPVEIGIQVTPDEDDHLLSPTKGICPKQENIAGPCRPAQLPATAPIAASSHPHSSVITPPLRTLGALPPCFPLPCCSARPVSGDGTQGEGQTEAPFGCQCQLSGKDEPSSYICTTCKQPFNSAWFLLQHAQNTHGFRIYLEPGPASSSLTPRLTIPPPLGPEAVAQSPLMNFLGDSNPFNLLRMTGPILRDHPGFGEGRLPGTPPLFSPPPRHHLDPHRLSAEEMGLVAQHPSAFDRVMRLNPMAIDSPAMDFSRRLRELAGNSSTPPPVSPGRGNPMHRLLNPFQPSPKSPFLSTPPLPPMPPGGTPPPQPPAKSKSCEFCGKTFKFQSNLIVHRRSHTGEKPYKCQLCDHACSQASKLKRHMKTHMHKAGSLAGRSDDGLSAASSPEPGTSELAGEGLKAADGDFRHHESDPSLGHEPEEDDEEEEEEEEELLLENESRPESSFSMDSELSRNRENGGVGGVGVGVGVGGVGGVGVGVAGGVGVGVGVGGAAKALADEKALVLGKVMENVGLGALPQYGELLADKPKRGAFLKRTPGGGGGGGGGGDAGDDDDAGGCGDAGPGGAVNGRGGGFAPGAEPFPGLFPRKPAPLPSPGLNSAAKRIKVEKDLELPPAALIPSENVYSQWLVGYAASRHFMKDPFLGFTDARQSPFATSSEHSSENGSLRFSTPPGDLLDGGLSGRSGTASGGSTPHLGGPGPGRPSSKEGRRSDTCEYCGKVFKNCSNLTVHRRSHTGERPYKCELCNYACAQSSKLTRHMKTHGQIGKEVYRCDICQMPFSVYSTLEKHMKKWHGEHLLTNDVKIEQAERS